Proteins co-encoded in one Metabacillus sp. KUDC1714 genomic window:
- a CDS encoding YpzI family protein, with the protein MGKDRQEKKLRKSGRVESDRDQSLNYPGATTLEGPESARNRNKK; encoded by the coding sequence ATGGGAAAAGATCGTCAAGAAAAAAAGCTTAGAAAAAGCGGAAGAGTAGAATCTGATCGTGATCAATCACTTAACTACCCTGGGGCTACAACATTAGAAGGTCCTGAATCCGCTAGAAACAGAAATAAAAAATAA